From one Nocardioides scoriae genomic stretch:
- a CDS encoding TetR/AcrR family transcriptional regulator: MPDPGARRGRPGYDQATVLRRAIELFNTQGYDATSVGDLARDLGLTKSAIYHHVPSKQALLSAALDEALDGLGAALDRAVAATGTSASERLRTALEQSVLVLAEHLPAVTLLLRVRGNSEVELAALERRRVVDEQLAGLVRAAVAEGALRDDLDPEVVSRLLFGTVNSLVEWYRPGGPLEPQALARTVASLAFDGLRPPQPHPPAPEA; the protein is encoded by the coding sequence ATGCCCGATCCCGGCGCCCGGCGCGGCCGTCCCGGCTACGACCAGGCCACGGTGCTGCGCCGCGCCATCGAGCTGTTCAACACCCAGGGGTACGACGCCACCAGCGTCGGCGACCTGGCCCGCGACCTCGGCCTGACCAAGTCGGCGATCTACCACCACGTGCCGAGCAAGCAGGCGCTGCTGTCCGCGGCGCTCGACGAGGCCCTCGACGGGCTCGGCGCCGCCCTCGACCGCGCCGTCGCGGCCACGGGCACCAGCGCGTCCGAGCGGCTGCGCACCGCCCTGGAGCAGTCGGTGCTGGTGCTGGCCGAGCACCTGCCGGCGGTGACGCTGCTGCTGCGGGTGCGCGGCAACAGCGAGGTCGAGCTCGCCGCGCTGGAGCGGCGGCGGGTCGTCGACGAGCAGCTCGCGGGGCTGGTGCGCGCCGCGGTCGCCGAGGGCGCGCTGCGCGACGACCTCGACCCCGAGGTGGTGAGCCGGCTGCTCTTCGGCACCGTCAACTCGCTGGTGGAGTGGTACCGCCCCGGCGGCCCGCTCGAGCCGCAGGCCCTGGCCCGGACCGTGGCCAGCCTGGCCTTCGACGGCCTCAGGCCCCCGCAGCCCCACCCGCCGGCCCCGGAGGCGTGA
- the paaI gene encoding hydroxyphenylacetyl-CoA thioesterase PaaI, which translates to MSAVPGVGPDADEVARLSTEAMWSGDAASRMLGMRVLEAGPGRASVAMTVRADMLNGYATCHGGLLAALADSAFGVACNSHGQVTVAAGFDISFLEPGRLGDELVAHASQVVLRGRSGLYDVTVRRAHDDGVVAEFRGRSRSLGRPSPGLTPPGPAGGAAGA; encoded by the coding sequence GTGAGCGCCGTCCCCGGGGTCGGCCCGGACGCCGACGAGGTGGCCCGCCTCAGCACCGAGGCGATGTGGTCGGGCGACGCGGCCAGCCGGATGCTCGGCATGCGCGTGCTCGAGGCCGGTCCGGGCCGCGCCTCGGTCGCCATGACGGTGCGCGCCGACATGCTCAACGGCTACGCCACCTGCCACGGCGGCCTGCTCGCCGCCCTGGCCGACTCCGCCTTCGGGGTGGCCTGCAACTCCCACGGCCAGGTCACGGTGGCCGCCGGCTTCGACATCAGCTTCCTGGAGCCGGGTCGGCTCGGCGACGAGCTGGTGGCCCACGCCAGCCAGGTGGTGCTCCGGGGCCGCTCGGGGCTGTACGACGTGACCGTGCGCCGCGCGCACGACGACGGCGTGGTCGCGGAGTTCCGGGGGCGCAGCCGCAGCCTGGGCCGACCCAGCCCGGGCCTCACGCCTCCGGGGCCGGCGGGTGGGGCTGCGGGGGCCTGA
- the paaE gene encoding 1,2-phenylacetyl-CoA epoxidase subunit PaaE has translation MAPFHELVVAEVEQLTDDAAAITFEVPPDLADDYAFAAGQSLTLRRTVNGVEHRRSYSICAPVGGRPRVGVRLIPQGLFSSWLVREVRAGDRVEVQPPTGSFASALRADGATAGHHLCVAAGSGITPMLSIVASVLADPAARVTLLYGNRTTASVMFAEELADVKNRYGPRLDLVHVLSREPRDVELFSGRLDADRLRRLLLALVPVDGLDHVWLCGPFGLVADAREVLAELGVPRDRVHFELFHVDEPPPELERPDPVVEGEVSEVTVVLDGRTTTTPMSRGRSILDGATSTRNDLPFACRGGVCGTCRALVRTGEVDMRRNYALDDDEVDRGFVLTCQTRPVGAAVTVDFDA, from the coding sequence ATGGCGCCGTTCCACGAGCTGGTGGTGGCCGAGGTGGAGCAGCTGACCGACGACGCCGCGGCGATCACCTTCGAGGTGCCGCCCGACCTCGCCGACGACTACGCCTTCGCGGCGGGTCAGTCGCTGACGCTGCGGCGCACGGTCAACGGGGTCGAGCACCGTCGCAGCTACTCGATCTGCGCCCCGGTCGGCGGCCGGCCCCGGGTCGGCGTGCGCCTGATCCCGCAGGGGCTGTTCTCCTCGTGGCTGGTGCGCGAGGTGCGCGCCGGTGACCGGGTCGAGGTGCAGCCCCCCACCGGCAGCTTCGCCTCGGCGCTGCGCGCCGACGGCGCGACCGCCGGCCACCACCTGTGCGTCGCGGCCGGCTCCGGCATCACCCCGATGCTCTCCATCGTGGCCTCGGTGCTGGCCGACCCGGCGGCCCGCGTCACCCTGCTCTACGGCAACCGGACGACCGCGTCGGTGATGTTCGCCGAGGAGCTGGCCGACGTGAAGAACCGCTACGGCCCGCGCCTGGACCTGGTGCACGTGCTCTCCCGCGAGCCCCGCGACGTCGAGCTCTTCTCGGGCCGGCTCGACGCCGACCGGCTGCGGCGGCTGCTGCTGGCCCTGGTGCCGGTGGACGGCCTCGACCACGTGTGGCTGTGCGGGCCGTTCGGCCTGGTCGCCGACGCCCGCGAGGTGCTCGCCGAGCTCGGGGTGCCGCGCGACCGGGTCCACTTCGAGCTGTTCCACGTCGACGAGCCGCCGCCGGAGCTCGAGCGCCCCGACCCGGTGGTCGAGGGTGAGGTCAGCGAGGTCACCGTCGTCCTCGACGGCCGCACCACCACGACGCCGATGTCGCGCGGCCGGTCGATCCTCGACGGGGCGACGAGCACCCGCAACGACCTGCCGTTCGCCTGCAGGGGCGGGGTCTGCGGCACCTGCCGCGCCCTGGTCCGCACGGGCGAGGTCGACATGCGGCGCAACTACGCCCTCGACGACGACGAGGTCGACCGTGGCTTCGTGCTCACCTGCCAGACCCGGCCGGTGGGCGCCGCCGTCACCGTGGACTTCGACGCGTGA
- the paaD gene encoding 1,2-phenylacetyl-CoA epoxidase subunit PaaD, whose protein sequence is MSPEAGATVLAATPWDVASAVRDPEMPMLTLADLGVLREVREEAGSVVVTITPTYSGCPAMATMRDDLVHRLHDHGYADVEVRVSLAPAWSSDWISEAGRAALRAHGISAPGPAPRHDGPVPLSLLPTRRELVCPRCGSDEVVLGSEFGPTACKAMYRCSSCLEPFEHVKEI, encoded by the coding sequence GTGAGCCCGGAGGCGGGCGCGACGGTGCTCGCGGCGACGCCCTGGGACGTCGCCAGCGCGGTCCGCGACCCGGAGATGCCGATGCTGACGCTGGCCGACCTCGGGGTGCTGCGCGAGGTCCGCGAGGAGGCGGGCTCGGTGGTCGTCACCATCACGCCGACCTACTCCGGCTGCCCCGCGATGGCCACGATGCGCGACGACCTGGTCCACCGGCTGCACGACCACGGGTACGCCGACGTCGAGGTGCGGGTCAGCCTGGCCCCCGCCTGGTCGAGCGACTGGATCAGCGAGGCCGGCCGCGCCGCGCTGCGGGCCCACGGCATCTCCGCGCCCGGGCCGGCACCGCGCCACGACGGCCCGGTGCCGCTCTCGCTGCTGCCCACCCGCCGCGAGCTGGTCTGCCCGCGGTGCGGCTCGGACGAGGTCGTGCTGGGCTCGGAGTTCGGGCCGACGGCCTGCAAGGCGATGTACCGCTGCTCGAGCTGCCTCGAGCCCTTCGAGCACGTGAAGGAGATCTGA
- the paaC gene encoding 1,2-phenylacetyl-CoA epoxidase subunit PaaC: MDDHDSVYDGLLEHDLGGDDSQWAFGTSFEDPLAGVDTTVPDGADPQVLAAYALGLGDDALVLSHRLSQWASNAPDLEEDIALANVALDLLGQARLLLARAAAADASLVPALPAGSPVPAEDALAFFRDEADFRNVRLVEADNGDFAVTVVRLLLFATARLAVLQRLVASRDAVLGAIAVKGVKELTYHRDYAARWFLTLAQGTAESRRRLEAGLALVWPLHDELFRTHAVERAAAEQGVGVDPADVAAEVDVLLEQVLSVSGVARPAVAQTGPVAGGTGRDGRHTEAMGRLLAELQVVARAHPEGRW, encoded by the coding sequence ATGGACGACCACGACAGCGTCTACGACGGCCTGCTCGAGCACGACCTCGGCGGCGACGACTCCCAGTGGGCGTTCGGCACCTCCTTCGAGGACCCGCTGGCCGGCGTGGACACCACGGTGCCCGACGGGGCCGACCCGCAGGTGCTGGCGGCGTACGCCCTGGGGCTGGGCGACGACGCCCTCGTGCTGTCCCACCGGCTCTCGCAGTGGGCCAGCAACGCGCCCGACCTCGAGGAGGACATCGCGCTGGCCAACGTCGCGCTCGACCTGCTCGGCCAGGCCCGGCTGCTGCTGGCCCGCGCCGCGGCGGCCGACGCCTCCCTGGTGCCGGCGCTGCCCGCGGGCTCGCCGGTGCCGGCCGAGGACGCGCTGGCCTTCTTCCGCGACGAGGCCGACTTCCGCAACGTCCGGCTGGTCGAGGCCGACAACGGCGACTTCGCCGTCACCGTCGTGCGGCTGCTGCTCTTCGCCACCGCCCGCCTCGCGGTCCTGCAGCGGCTGGTCGCCAGCCGCGACGCCGTGCTGGGCGCGATCGCGGTCAAGGGGGTCAAGGAGCTGACCTACCACCGCGACTACGCCGCGCGCTGGTTCCTCACCCTGGCCCAGGGGACGGCCGAGTCGCGGCGCCGCCTCGAGGCCGGGCTGGCCCTGGTCTGGCCGCTGCACGACGAGCTGTTCCGCACCCACGCCGTCGAGCGCGCCGCCGCCGAGCAGGGCGTCGGGGTCGACCCCGCCGACGTGGCCGCCGAGGTCGACGTGCTGCTGGAGCAGGTGCTCTCGGTCAGCGGCGTGGCGCGCCCCGCCGTGGCCCAGACGGGCCCGGTCGCGGGCGGCACCGGTCGCGACGGTCGCCACACCGAGGCGATGGGCCGGCTGCTCGCCGAGCTGCAGGTGGTGGCGCGGGCCCACCCGGAGGGCCGGTGGTGA
- the paaB gene encoding 1,2-phenylacetyl-CoA epoxidase subunit PaaB: MSGVRPEWPLYEVFVRGKRGLNHVHVGSLHAADDEMALRHARDVYTRRNEGVSIWAVRADLIAASSPDEKDPLFAPAGDKVYRHPTFYSIPDDVPHM, encoded by the coding sequence ATGAGCGGCGTCCGCCCGGAGTGGCCGCTCTACGAGGTGTTCGTGCGCGGCAAGCGCGGGCTCAACCACGTCCACGTCGGGTCGCTGCACGCGGCCGACGACGAGATGGCGCTGCGCCACGCCCGCGACGTCTACACGCGCCGCAACGAGGGCGTCAGCATCTGGGCGGTCCGGGCCGACCTGATCGCGGCGTCCAGCCCCGACGAGAAGGACCCGCTGTTCGCGCCGGCCGGCGACAAGGTCTACCGGCACCCGACGTTCTACTCCATCCCCGATGACGTCCCCCACATGTGA
- the paaA gene encoding 1,2-phenylacetyl-CoA epoxidase subunit PaaA — translation MSVTATDEDRLVAQFEEVLARHDRVEPRDWMPEAYRATLVRQIAQHAHSEIIGMQPEGNWITRAPSLRRKAILLAKVQDEAGHGLYLYSAAETLGVSRDELTEKLISGRQKYSSIFNYPTLSYADVGTIGWLVDGAAIANQVPLCRTSYGPYGRAMIRICKEESFHQRQGFELLMTMMRGTEAQRAMVQESVDRFWWPALMMFGPPDDESPNTAQSMAWGIKRDTNDELRQKFVDMSVPQAEALGVTLPDPDLVWNAERGHHDFGQPDWDEFATVVRGGGPCNSQRIAHRKRAHDEGAWVREAATAFAARRARPTSDRPAPSGETVGTPA, via the coding sequence GTGAGCGTCACCGCAACGGACGAGGACCGCCTCGTCGCGCAGTTCGAGGAGGTGCTCGCGCGCCACGACCGCGTCGAGCCCCGCGACTGGATGCCCGAGGCCTACCGCGCCACCCTGGTGCGCCAGATCGCGCAGCACGCCCACTCCGAGATCATCGGGATGCAGCCCGAGGGCAACTGGATCACCCGGGCGCCCTCGCTGCGCCGCAAGGCGATCCTGCTGGCCAAGGTGCAGGACGAGGCCGGCCACGGGCTCTACCTCTACTCGGCGGCCGAGACGCTCGGCGTCTCGCGCGACGAGCTGACCGAGAAGCTGATCTCCGGCCGGCAGAAGTACTCCTCGATCTTCAACTACCCCACCCTGTCGTACGCCGACGTCGGCACCATCGGCTGGCTCGTCGACGGCGCCGCGATCGCCAACCAGGTGCCGCTGTGCCGCACGTCGTACGGGCCCTACGGCCGCGCCATGATCCGGATCTGCAAGGAGGAGTCCTTCCACCAGCGGCAGGGCTTCGAGCTGCTCATGACGATGATGCGCGGCACCGAGGCGCAGCGCGCGATGGTGCAGGAGTCGGTCGACCGGTTCTGGTGGCCGGCGCTGATGATGTTCGGGCCGCCCGACGACGAGTCGCCCAACACCGCGCAGTCGATGGCCTGGGGCATCAAGCGCGACACCAACGACGAGCTGCGCCAGAAGTTCGTCGACATGTCGGTGCCGCAGGCCGAGGCGCTCGGCGTCACGCTGCCCGACCCCGACCTGGTGTGGAACGCCGAGCGCGGCCACCACGACTTCGGCCAGCCCGACTGGGACGAGTTCGCGACGGTGGTCCGGGGCGGGGGTCCCTGCAACAGCCAGCGGATCGCGCACCGCAAGCGGGCCCACGACGAGGGCGCGTGGGTGCGCGAGGCGGCCACCGCCTTCGCCGCGCGCCGGGCCCGCCCCACCTCGGACCGGCCCGCGCCGTCCGGGGAGACCGTCGGGACGCCGGCATGA